The following are encoded in a window of Lagenorhynchus albirostris chromosome 3, mLagAlb1.1, whole genome shotgun sequence genomic DNA:
- the TIMM44 gene encoding mitochondrial import inner membrane translocase subunit TIM44 isoform X1, which produces MTPREGHTGSSSMAAAAALRGCWCRCPRRCLGGGVRFLSSHNLVPLPHGTYQIPRPSGELTLSRSYSSGNRKGFLSGLLDNIKQELAKNKEMKESIKKFRDEARKLEESDALQEARRKYRTIESETMRTGEVIRKKLGEITGTVKESLDEVSKSDLGRKIKEGVEEAAKTAKQSAESVSKGGEKLGRTAAFKALSQGVESVKKEIDESVLGQTGPYRRPERLRKRKEFSGEKFKEEKVFEANEEALGVVLHKDSKWYQQWKDFRDNNVVFNRFFEMKMKYDESDNAFIRASRLLTDKVTDLLGEWAAPGPSPHSPSRRWEGVPGPHPTPGSAAPGGLFSKTEMSEVLTEILRVDPAFDKDRFLQQCENDIIPNVLEAMISGELDILKDWCYEATYSQLAHPIQQAKALGLQFHSRILDIDNIDLAMGKMMEQGPVLIITFQAQLVMVIKNPKGEVVEGDPDKVLRMLCVWALCRDQGELNPYAAWRLLDISASSTEQVL; this is translated from the exons ATGACGCCGCGAGAAGGTCACACGGGATCTTCCAgcatggcggcggcggcggcgctgcgGGGATGCTGGTGCCGCTGCCCGCGG AGATGCCTTGGAGGTGGAGTCCGTTTTCTCTCCAGCCACAACCTAGTGCCACTACCCCATGGTACCTATCAGATTCCCCGGCCGAGTGGAGAGCTGACCCTG TCCAGATCCTATTCTTCTGGAAACAGGAAAGGCTTTCTCTCCGGCTTGCTAGATAATATCAAACAAGAATtagccaaaaacaaagaaatgaaagaaagtataaaaaagtTCCGAGACGAGGCCCGGAAGCTGGAAGAGTCCGATGCGCTCCAGGAAGCCAGGAGGAAATAC AGAACCATTGAATCAGAAACCATGCGGACGGGCGAGGTGATCAGGAAGAAGCTGGGGGAGATCACCGGCACcgtgaaggag AGTCTTGACGAAGTCAGTAAAAGTGACCTTGGCCGGAAAATCAAGGAGGGTGTGGAAGAAGCAGCCAAGACCGCCAAGCAGTCGGCTGAGTCTGTGTCCAAAGGTGGGGAGAAGCTTGGCAGGACCGCCGCCTTCAAAGCCCTCTCCCAG GGTGTGGAGTCCGTCAAGAAGGAGATCGACGAGAGTGTCCTGGGGCAGACCGGGCCCTACAGGCGGCCCGAGCGgctcaggaaaaggaaagagttcTCGGGAGAGAAATTCAAGGAAGAGAAAGTGTTTGAGGCCAATGA ggaggccctgggggTCGTGCTGCACAAGGACTCCAAGTGGTATCAGCAGTGGAAGGACTTCAGGGACAACAACGTGGTGTTTAATC GGTTCTTCGAGATGAAGATGAAGTATGACGAAAGCGACAACGCTTTCATCCGGGCGTCCCGCCTGCTGACAGACAAGGTCACAGACTTGCTGGGTGAGTGGGCTGCCCCGGGACCGTCCCCCCACAGCCCGAGCCGGCGGTGGGAGGGGGTCCCGGGCCCTCACCCCACTCCTGGCTCGGCTGCCCCAGGGGGCCTGTTCTCGAAGACGGAGATGTCGGAGGTGCTCACGGAGATCCTGCGGGTGGACCCCGCCTTCGACAAGGACCGCTTTCTGCAGCAGTGTGAGAACGACATCATCCCCAACGTCCTGGAG GCCATGATTTCTGGAGAGCTTGACATTCTCAAAGACTGGTGCTATGAAGCT accTACAGCCAGTTGGCCCACCCGATCCAGCAGGCCAAGGCGCTGGGCCTCCAGTTCCACTCCCGCATCCTGGACATCGACAACATCGAC TTGGCCATGGGCAAGATGATGGAGCAGGGCCCTGTGCTGATCATCACCTTCCAGGCCCAGCTGGTGATGGTGATCAAGAATCCCAAAGGCGAGGTGGTCGAGGGTGACCCG GACAAGGTACTGCGAATGCTGTGCGTGTGGGCTCTCTGCCGAGACCAGGGCGAGCTCAACCCCTATGCGGCCTGGCGGCTCTTGGACATCTCCGCCTCCAGCACAGAGCAGGTCCTCTGA
- the TGFBR3L gene encoding transforming growth factor-beta receptor type 3-like protein isoform X2, with product MSAHQCTAPAPCLPKWPPSQGQSRLPACLAQCCLSRSSMLGTAILLLALLPGMTTLPSESAVSPFRAAPGPRLRRPLFSLELSDAEDAFPRRAGPLEVPADSRVFVQAALARPSPRWGMALHRCWVTPSSRQTPGPALALLRGGCSADSSVTFPPPRPLPGAARPARFSFRLRPVFNASVQFLHCQLSRCRRLRGARQTPAPLTLSPPSPCLPRDEACAGAGSGRDESLGADSPHLHTLTQPIVVTVPRLPPRPPKGVPGRAVRPEPPAPAPGVLEPAPVVALVLAAFVLGAALAAGLGLVCAHSAPLPPGPPPTASPSGPPPSRPQ from the exons ATGTCGGCCCATCAGTGCACCGCCCCCGCTCCTTGCCTCCCCAAATGGCCCCCCAGCCAAGGCCAGAGCCGCCTGCCCGCCTGCCTGGCCCAGTGCTGCCTCAGCCGGTCCAGCATGCTGGGCACCGCTATCCTGCTGCTGGCCCTGCTCCCAGGGATGACCACCTTGCCCAGCGAGTCAGCTG TGTCCCCGTTCCGCGCGGCGCCAGGGCCCAGGCTGCGCCGACCCCTTTTCAGTCTGGAGCTGTCGGACGCGGAGGACGCCTTCCCGCGCCGCGCGGGGCCGTTGGAGGTCCCGGCTGACAGCCGCGTGTTCGTGCAG GCGGCCCTGGCCCGTCCCTCCCCGCGCTGGGGCATGGCCCTGCACCGCTGCTGGGTGACACCATCCTCACGCCAGACCCCGGGCCCCGCCCTGGCGCTGCTGCGCGGGGGCTGTTCCGCCGACTCCTCGGTCACCTTCCCGCCACCGCGGCCGCTCCCAGGTGCCGCTCGCCCCGCGCGCTTCAGCTTCCGCCTGCGCCCGGTCTTCAACGCCTCTGTGCAGTTCCTGCACTGCCAGCTGAGCCGCTGCCGCCGCCTCCGGGGAGCCCGCCAGACGCCTGCGCCTCTGACGCTGTCTCCACCGTCGCCG tgtCTGCCTCGGGATGAGGCGTGCGCGGGCGCCGGCAGTGGCCGCGATGAGAGTCTGGGTGCCGACAGCCCTCACCTGCACACGCTGACGCAGCCCATCGTGGTCACGGTGCCGCGGCTGCCCCCCA GGCCACCCAAGGGCGTCCCCGGCAGAGCCGTGCGACCCGAGCCTCCCGCGCCGGCCCCGGGGGTCCTGGAGCCCGCGCCGGTGGTAGCACTTGTGTTGGCCGCCTTCGTGCTGGGCGCCGCTCTGGCCGCCGGGCTCGGCCTCGTCTGCGCTCACTCAG CGCCCCTGCCCCCCGGCCCGCCCCCGACAGCCTCGCCCAGCGGCCCCCCGCCCAGCAGGCCCCAGTGA
- the TIMM44 gene encoding mitochondrial import inner membrane translocase subunit TIM44 isoform X3 gives MTPREGHTGSSSMAAAAALRGCWCRCPRRCLGGGVRFLSSHNLVPLPHGTYQIPRPSGELTLSRSYSSGNRKGFLSGLLDNIKQELAKNKEMKESIKKFRDEARKLEESDALQEARRKYRTIESETMRTGEVIRKKLGEITGTVKESLDEVSKSDLGRKIKEGVEEAAKTAKQSAESVSKGGEKLGRTAAFKALSQGVESVKKEIDESVLGQTGPYRRPERLRKRKEFSGEKFKEEKVFEANEEALGVVLHKDSKWYQQWKDFRDNNVVFNRFFEMKMKYDESDNAFIRASRLLTDKVTDLLGEWAAPGPSPHSPSRRWEGVPGPHPTPGSAAPGGLFSKTEMSEVLTEILRVDPAFDKDRFLQQCENDIIPNVLEAMISGELDILKDWCYEATYSQLAHPIQQAKALGLQFHSRILDIDNIDDKVLRMLCVWALCRDQGELNPYAAWRLLDISASSTEQVL, from the exons ATGACGCCGCGAGAAGGTCACACGGGATCTTCCAgcatggcggcggcggcggcgctgcgGGGATGCTGGTGCCGCTGCCCGCGG AGATGCCTTGGAGGTGGAGTCCGTTTTCTCTCCAGCCACAACCTAGTGCCACTACCCCATGGTACCTATCAGATTCCCCGGCCGAGTGGAGAGCTGACCCTG TCCAGATCCTATTCTTCTGGAAACAGGAAAGGCTTTCTCTCCGGCTTGCTAGATAATATCAAACAAGAATtagccaaaaacaaagaaatgaaagaaagtataaaaaagtTCCGAGACGAGGCCCGGAAGCTGGAAGAGTCCGATGCGCTCCAGGAAGCCAGGAGGAAATAC AGAACCATTGAATCAGAAACCATGCGGACGGGCGAGGTGATCAGGAAGAAGCTGGGGGAGATCACCGGCACcgtgaaggag AGTCTTGACGAAGTCAGTAAAAGTGACCTTGGCCGGAAAATCAAGGAGGGTGTGGAAGAAGCAGCCAAGACCGCCAAGCAGTCGGCTGAGTCTGTGTCCAAAGGTGGGGAGAAGCTTGGCAGGACCGCCGCCTTCAAAGCCCTCTCCCAG GGTGTGGAGTCCGTCAAGAAGGAGATCGACGAGAGTGTCCTGGGGCAGACCGGGCCCTACAGGCGGCCCGAGCGgctcaggaaaaggaaagagttcTCGGGAGAGAAATTCAAGGAAGAGAAAGTGTTTGAGGCCAATGA ggaggccctgggggTCGTGCTGCACAAGGACTCCAAGTGGTATCAGCAGTGGAAGGACTTCAGGGACAACAACGTGGTGTTTAATC GGTTCTTCGAGATGAAGATGAAGTATGACGAAAGCGACAACGCTTTCATCCGGGCGTCCCGCCTGCTGACAGACAAGGTCACAGACTTGCTGGGTGAGTGGGCTGCCCCGGGACCGTCCCCCCACAGCCCGAGCCGGCGGTGGGAGGGGGTCCCGGGCCCTCACCCCACTCCTGGCTCGGCTGCCCCAGGGGGCCTGTTCTCGAAGACGGAGATGTCGGAGGTGCTCACGGAGATCCTGCGGGTGGACCCCGCCTTCGACAAGGACCGCTTTCTGCAGCAGTGTGAGAACGACATCATCCCCAACGTCCTGGAG GCCATGATTTCTGGAGAGCTTGACATTCTCAAAGACTGGTGCTATGAAGCT accTACAGCCAGTTGGCCCACCCGATCCAGCAGGCCAAGGCGCTGGGCCTCCAGTTCCACTCCCGCATCCTGGACATCGACAACATCGAC GACAAGGTACTGCGAATGCTGTGCGTGTGGGCTCTCTGCCGAGACCAGGGCGAGCTCAACCCCTATGCGGCCTGGCGGCTCTTGGACATCTCCGCCTCCAGCACAGAGCAGGTCCTCTGA
- the SNAPC2 gene encoding snRNA-activating protein complex subunit 2 isoform X2, with product MKPPQRRRAAPARYLGEVTGPAAWSAREKRQLLRLLQARRGKPEPDAAELARQLSGRSEVEIQDFLRQLKGRVLRKATRRMHPGGPQGPRRRETQTPAPIEVWMDLAEKITGPLEEALTVAFSQVQPSARKDGGIPGTGSYMCSPSQPRSPSASCTPSPPSPRRLVESYCSSAPLEGRRTWALRLLAPPPRHKALPLRHPLSPWLARPLRKTFLWTSRRSTSTCRPSPAAAKAPSFPQLSQLWSLTCSWHFLRSCPACPALPWLNICQIRTYA from the exons ATGAAGCCCCCGCAGCGGCGGCGAGCGGCCCCGGCGCGCTATCTGGGTGAGGTGACCGGCCCCGCGGCCTGGAGCGCCCGCGAGAAGCGGCAGCTGTTACGACTACTGCAGGCGCGACGGGGCAAGCCGGAGCCGGACGCCGCCGAGCTGGCCCGGCAGCTGTCGGGCCGGAGCGAGGTCGAG ATCCAGGACTTTCTCCGGCAGCTCAAGGGCCGAGTGCTCCGAAAGGCCACTCGGAGGATGCATCCAGGTGGCCCACAGGGTCCCAGGCGCCGGGAAACACAGACCCCGGCCCCCATCGAG GTGTGGATGGATTTGGCTGAGAAGATAACAGGCCCGCTGGAGGAGGCCCTGACCGTGGCTTTCTCACAGGTACAGCCATCTGCCAGGAAGGATGGGGGTATCCCGGGGACGGGGTCATATAT GTGCTCACCATCGCAGCCACGGAGCCCATCAGCCTCCTGTACTCCCAGCCCCCCAAGCCCACGCAGGCTCGTGGAAAGCTACTGCTCCTCAGCGCCCCTGGAAGGCAGGAGGACCTGGGCCCTGAGgctcctggccccgcccccaagACACAAGGCCCTGCCCCTGAGGCATCCTCTGAGTCCCTGGCTGGCCCGTCCGCTGAGGAAGACTTTTCTGTGGACTTCGAGAAGATCTACAAGTACCTGTCGTCCATCTCCCGCGGCGGCCAAGGCCCCGAGCTTTCCCCAGCTG AGTCAGCTGTGGTCCTTGACCTGCTCATGGCACTTCCTGAGGAGTTGTCCCGCCTGCCCTGCGCTGCCCTGGTTGAACATATGTCAGATACGTACCTACGCCTGA
- the TGFBR3L gene encoding transforming growth factor-beta receptor type 3-like protein isoform X1 → MSAHQCTAPAPCLPKWPPSQGQSRLPACLAQCCLSRSSMLGTAILLLALLPGMTTLPSESAVSPFRAAPGPRLRRPLFSLELSDAEDAFPRRAGPLEVPADSRVFVQAALARPSPRWGMALHRCWVTPSSRQTPGPALALLRGGCSADSSVTFPPPRPLPGAARPARFSFRLRPVFNASVQFLHCQLSRCRRLRGARQTPAPLTLSPPSPCLPRDEACAGAGSGRDESLGADSPHLHTLTQPIVVTVPRLPPSEHAVVLSGALWGREGGWGGHLRHEPSLCVVLLTGPPKGVPGRAVRPEPPAPAPGVLEPAPVVALVLAAFVLGAALAAGLGLVCAHSGTNLRPPGSPPGPQPIPTRPDPWSRRSQPARA, encoded by the exons ATGTCGGCCCATCAGTGCACCGCCCCCGCTCCTTGCCTCCCCAAATGGCCCCCCAGCCAAGGCCAGAGCCGCCTGCCCGCCTGCCTGGCCCAGTGCTGCCTCAGCCGGTCCAGCATGCTGGGCACCGCTATCCTGCTGCTGGCCCTGCTCCCAGGGATGACCACCTTGCCCAGCGAGTCAGCTG TGTCCCCGTTCCGCGCGGCGCCAGGGCCCAGGCTGCGCCGACCCCTTTTCAGTCTGGAGCTGTCGGACGCGGAGGACGCCTTCCCGCGCCGCGCGGGGCCGTTGGAGGTCCCGGCTGACAGCCGCGTGTTCGTGCAG GCGGCCCTGGCCCGTCCCTCCCCGCGCTGGGGCATGGCCCTGCACCGCTGCTGGGTGACACCATCCTCACGCCAGACCCCGGGCCCCGCCCTGGCGCTGCTGCGCGGGGGCTGTTCCGCCGACTCCTCGGTCACCTTCCCGCCACCGCGGCCGCTCCCAGGTGCCGCTCGCCCCGCGCGCTTCAGCTTCCGCCTGCGCCCGGTCTTCAACGCCTCTGTGCAGTTCCTGCACTGCCAGCTGAGCCGCTGCCGCCGCCTCCGGGGAGCCCGCCAGACGCCTGCGCCTCTGACGCTGTCTCCACCGTCGCCG tgtCTGCCTCGGGATGAGGCGTGCGCGGGCGCCGGCAGTGGCCGCGATGAGAGTCTGGGTGCCGACAGCCCTCACCTGCACACGCTGACGCAGCCCATCGTGGTCACGGTGCCGCGGCTGCCCCCCAGTGAGCACGCAGTAGTCCTCAGCGGGGCTCTCTGGGGTcgggaagggggatggggaggaCATCTGAGGCATGAGCCCAGTCTCTGCGTTGTACTCCTCACAGGGCCACCCAAGGGCGTCCCCGGCAGAGCCGTGCGACCCGAGCCTCCCGCGCCGGCCCCGGGGGTCCTGGAGCCCGCGCCGGTGGTAGCACTTGTGTTGGCCGCCTTCGTGCTGGGCGCCGCTCTGGCCGCCGGGCTCGGCCTCGTCTGCGCTCACTCAGGTACCAACCTGCGTCCGCCGGGATCTCCGCCTGGCCCCCAGCCTATTCCCACGCGTCCGGACCCCTGGTCGCGGCGATCCCAGCCTGCTCGGGCCTGA
- the TIMM44 gene encoding mitochondrial import inner membrane translocase subunit TIM44 isoform X2 yields the protein MTPREGHTGSSSMAAAAALRGCWCRCPRRCLGGGVRFLSSHNLVPLPHGTYQIPRPSGELTLSRSYSSGNRKGFLSGLLDNIKQELAKNKEMKESIKKFRDEARKLEESDALQEARRKYRTIESETMRTGEVIRKKLGEITGTVKESLDEVSKSDLGRKIKEGVEEAAKTAKQSAESVSKGGEKLGRTAAFKALSQGVESVKKEIDESVLGQTGPYRRPERLRKRKEFSGEKFKEEKVFEANEEALGVVLHKDSKWYQQWKDFRDNNVVFNRFFEMKMKYDESDNAFIRASRLLTDKVTDLLGGLFSKTEMSEVLTEILRVDPAFDKDRFLQQCENDIIPNVLEAMISGELDILKDWCYEATYSQLAHPIQQAKALGLQFHSRILDIDNIDLAMGKMMEQGPVLIITFQAQLVMVIKNPKGEVVEGDPDKVLRMLCVWALCRDQGELNPYAAWRLLDISASSTEQVL from the exons ATGACGCCGCGAGAAGGTCACACGGGATCTTCCAgcatggcggcggcggcggcgctgcgGGGATGCTGGTGCCGCTGCCCGCGG AGATGCCTTGGAGGTGGAGTCCGTTTTCTCTCCAGCCACAACCTAGTGCCACTACCCCATGGTACCTATCAGATTCCCCGGCCGAGTGGAGAGCTGACCCTG TCCAGATCCTATTCTTCTGGAAACAGGAAAGGCTTTCTCTCCGGCTTGCTAGATAATATCAAACAAGAATtagccaaaaacaaagaaatgaaagaaagtataaaaaagtTCCGAGACGAGGCCCGGAAGCTGGAAGAGTCCGATGCGCTCCAGGAAGCCAGGAGGAAATAC AGAACCATTGAATCAGAAACCATGCGGACGGGCGAGGTGATCAGGAAGAAGCTGGGGGAGATCACCGGCACcgtgaaggag AGTCTTGACGAAGTCAGTAAAAGTGACCTTGGCCGGAAAATCAAGGAGGGTGTGGAAGAAGCAGCCAAGACCGCCAAGCAGTCGGCTGAGTCTGTGTCCAAAGGTGGGGAGAAGCTTGGCAGGACCGCCGCCTTCAAAGCCCTCTCCCAG GGTGTGGAGTCCGTCAAGAAGGAGATCGACGAGAGTGTCCTGGGGCAGACCGGGCCCTACAGGCGGCCCGAGCGgctcaggaaaaggaaagagttcTCGGGAGAGAAATTCAAGGAAGAGAAAGTGTTTGAGGCCAATGA ggaggccctgggggTCGTGCTGCACAAGGACTCCAAGTGGTATCAGCAGTGGAAGGACTTCAGGGACAACAACGTGGTGTTTAATC GGTTCTTCGAGATGAAGATGAAGTATGACGAAAGCGACAACGCTTTCATCCGGGCGTCCCGCCTGCTGACAGACAAGGTCACAGACTTGCTGG GGGGCCTGTTCTCGAAGACGGAGATGTCGGAGGTGCTCACGGAGATCCTGCGGGTGGACCCCGCCTTCGACAAGGACCGCTTTCTGCAGCAGTGTGAGAACGACATCATCCCCAACGTCCTGGAG GCCATGATTTCTGGAGAGCTTGACATTCTCAAAGACTGGTGCTATGAAGCT accTACAGCCAGTTGGCCCACCCGATCCAGCAGGCCAAGGCGCTGGGCCTCCAGTTCCACTCCCGCATCCTGGACATCGACAACATCGAC TTGGCCATGGGCAAGATGATGGAGCAGGGCCCTGTGCTGATCATCACCTTCCAGGCCCAGCTGGTGATGGTGATCAAGAATCCCAAAGGCGAGGTGGTCGAGGGTGACCCG GACAAGGTACTGCGAATGCTGTGCGTGTGGGCTCTCTGCCGAGACCAGGGCGAGCTCAACCCCTATGCGGCCTGGCGGCTCTTGGACATCTCCGCCTCCAGCACAGAGCAGGTCCTCTGA
- the CTXN1 gene encoding cortexin-1, with translation MSATWTLSPEPLPPSTGPPVGAGLDAEQRTVFAFVLCLLVVLVLLMVRCVRILLDPYSRMPASSWTDHKEALERGQFDYALV, from the coding sequence ATGAGCGCGACGTGGACGCTGTCTCCCGAGCCGCTGCCGCCATCGACGGGGCCCCCGGTAGGCGCGGGCCTGGACGCGGAGCAGCGCACCGTGTTCGCCTTCGTGCTGTGCCTGCTCGTGGTGCTGGTGCTGCTGATGGTTCGCTGCGTGCGTATCCTGCTCGACCCCTACAGCCGCATGCCCGCCTCGTCCTGGACAGACCACAAGGAGGCGCTCGAGCGCGGGCAGTTCGACTACGCGCTGGTCTGA
- the SNAPC2 gene encoding snRNA-activating protein complex subunit 2 isoform X1: MKPPQRRRAAPARYLGEVTGPAAWSAREKRQLLRLLQARRGKPEPDAAELARQLSGRSEVEIQDFLRQLKGRVLRKATRRMHPGGPQGPRRRETQTPAPIEVWMDLAEKITGPLEEALTVAFSQVLTIAATEPISLLYSQPPKPTQARGKLLLLSAPGRQEDLGPEAPGPAPKTQGPAPEASSESLAGPSAEEDFSVDFEKIYKYLSSISRGGQGPELSPAESAVVLDLLMALPEELSRLPCAALVEHMSDTYLRLMAPQPDPASGGLGSGAEDDGTGSRGQEEAGQATPQAPENAGPSEPISTWQAAGICPLNPFLVPLELLGQVATPAR, encoded by the exons ATGAAGCCCCCGCAGCGGCGGCGAGCGGCCCCGGCGCGCTATCTGGGTGAGGTGACCGGCCCCGCGGCCTGGAGCGCCCGCGAGAAGCGGCAGCTGTTACGACTACTGCAGGCGCGACGGGGCAAGCCGGAGCCGGACGCCGCCGAGCTGGCCCGGCAGCTGTCGGGCCGGAGCGAGGTCGAG ATCCAGGACTTTCTCCGGCAGCTCAAGGGCCGAGTGCTCCGAAAGGCCACTCGGAGGATGCATCCAGGTGGCCCACAGGGTCCCAGGCGCCGGGAAACACAGACCCCGGCCCCCATCGAG GTGTGGATGGATTTGGCTGAGAAGATAACAGGCCCGCTGGAGGAGGCCCTGACCGTGGCTTTCTCACAG GTGCTCACCATCGCAGCCACGGAGCCCATCAGCCTCCTGTACTCCCAGCCCCCCAAGCCCACGCAGGCTCGTGGAAAGCTACTGCTCCTCAGCGCCCCTGGAAGGCAGGAGGACCTGGGCCCTGAGgctcctggccccgcccccaagACACAAGGCCCTGCCCCTGAGGCATCCTCTGAGTCCCTGGCTGGCCCGTCCGCTGAGGAAGACTTTTCTGTGGACTTCGAGAAGATCTACAAGTACCTGTCGTCCATCTCCCGCGGCGGCCAAGGCCCCGAGCTTTCCCCAGCTG AGTCAGCTGTGGTCCTTGACCTGCTCATGGCACTTCCTGAGGAGTTGTCCCGCCTGCCCTGCGCTGCCCTGGTTGAACATATGTCAGATACGTACCTACGCCTGATGGCCCCCCAGCCCGACCCTGCCAGTGGGGGCCTGGGGTCTGGGGCTGAGGATGACGGGACAGGCTCCAGGGGGCAAGAGGAGGCTGGCCAGGCCACTCCTCAGGCCCCCGAGAATGCTGGGCCCAGCGAACCGATATCCACTTGGCAAGCAGCTGGGATCTGCCCCCTGAACCCATTCCTGGTACCCCTGGAGCTTCTGGGCCAGGTGGCCACCCCTGCAAGGTGA